GCGACCGGACCCGGACACTCTGCGTCTGACTCATGCTGCGTCCTTCTTGAAGCGGATCCGTTCGACGGCGCGCACCCGGACGGATGCGGCGCGGGGGTTCTCCTCGATCTCGGCGGCCGAGGCCTTCTCGCTGCCGCGGGTGAGCAGCTTCAGCTCGGGCTGGTGCTCCTCGGGGACGACCGGCAGGTCGACCGGCGCCGTGGACGTGCCGCGCTTGGTGATGACCTGCTTGACCATCCGGTCCTCGAGCGACTGGTAGCTCATGAAGACGACCCGCCCGCCGATGCCGATCGAGTCGATCGCCGCGGGGATCGCCCGCCGCAGCACGCCGAGCTCGTCGTTGACCTCGATGCGAAGCGCCTGGAAGGTGCGCTTGGCGGGGTGTCCCCCGGTACGACGCGCCGGCGCCGGGATCACGTCGTAGAGCAGCTCGACGAGGCGGGCCGAGGTGGCGAAGGGCTCGGTCTCGCGCTCCTTCACGATCGCCCGGGCGATCTGGCGGGAGAACTTCTCCTCGCCGTACGAGCTGAGGATCCGGGCCAGGTCCGCTCCGCTGTAGGTGTTGAGCACGTCGGCGGCGGTCAGGCCCGTGGTGTCGTTCATCCGCATGTCCAGCGGTGCGTCGACGGCGTAGGCGAACCCGCGCTCGGCGACGTCGAGCTGCATCGAGGAGACGCCGAGGTCGAACAGGATCCCCTGCACCGGGCCCCGGCCGAGGTCGGCCAGGACGTCGGGGATCTCGTCGTACACGGCGTGCACCAGGGTGGTCCGCTCCGCGAACGGCTCCAGCCGCTTGCCGGCGATGTCGAGCGCGTGCACATCGCGGTCGACGCCGATCACGTGCGCCTCGGGGCACCGGGTCAGCACGGCCTCGCTGTGACCGCCCAGGCCGAGGGTCGCGTCGATGAACACGCTGCCCGGCGCGGTGAGCGCGGGGGCCACCAGGGCAACGACCCGGTCGAGGAGCACCGGGACGTGGGAGGGGGTCGTCATCTGCCCGAGCCCTACTTGCCGAGTCCGATGAGCAGCGTCATGACCAGGCCGAGCACCACGCTGGTGACCGCGGAGAACGCCATCAGCGCGACACCGTCGCGTACGTCGTGACGTACGCGTCGGGCCGGCGTGGCCTCGTTCAATCCGCTCATGGTTTCGACCCCTGATGGCTGGTGTGGTGGTGAGAATTTGGTGATCGCCGGGTCAGGTTCGGGTCCGC
The DNA window shown above is from Marmoricola sp. OAE513 and carries:
- the rsmH gene encoding 16S rRNA (cytosine(1402)-N(4))-methyltransferase RsmH, which encodes MTTPSHVPVLLDRVVALVAPALTAPGSVFIDATLGLGGHSEAVLTRCPEAHVIGVDRDVHALDIAGKRLEPFAERTTLVHAVYDEIPDVLADLGRGPVQGILFDLGVSSMQLDVAERGFAYAVDAPLDMRMNDTTGLTAADVLNTYSGADLARILSSYGEEKFSRQIARAIVKERETEPFATSARLVELLYDVIPAPARRTGGHPAKRTFQALRIEVNDELGVLRRAIPAAIDSIGIGGRVVFMSYQSLEDRMVKQVITKRGTSTAPVDLPVVPEEHQPELKLLTRGSEKASAAEIEENPRAASVRVRAVERIRFKKDAA